The sequence CCGTGACGACCACAGAACATGGAATACAACCCTTAAATCATTGTTATTAAATGAATTATCGCTTTTGCCTTGATCTGATGACTTCCAATTACATCATCACGAGATTTCCTACATGATGCTCGGATGGCACGGTAGGCTTTGGAAAATCCGCCGGCAGACTATGACTACGAGTATCCAACCATTCCGAATCGTAGAAATATACCGCCCGATAGTGCTAAATGTAGCCAAATACGCTTGGGAGGGATGCAAAACCCGATGCCCCGTATCTTATTAACCCATAACTCACTTTACCGAAATGTAAAAACCTCCGCAAGAAGCTTTTTTTCTGATTACTTGACAAAAACTTTGTAAATTTTTATACTTATGCAAATCTTATATGTATAGTCACTTTTAAACCAAATACAACAATGGAAAAGCCTCAAGCCTCAAGCCTCAAGCCTCAAGCCTCAAGCCTCAAGCCTCAAGCCTCAACTTGAGAATAAAAGAAGGCTTAAGCAATTCTAAACTTAGCATTATTGAAGAAGAAGAAATTTTGCAAACCGCCATAGAAGACTATCTTTCACTTCTTGAAGAAAGGCTCCTTCCTATTGATACCCCTATTGAAGTAATAGAATTTTATTTTTTAGTACTCAAAAATCTTTTTAAAGGACAGCGTATTAATCAGTTAAAAGATGAATATGGTTATACCGGCCAAAATTTTTCCCGTTTGTTTGCAAAATGGGTTGGAATGAAACCAAAAGAATTCTGCATAGAGCATGCAATAACCATTGGGGTGTTTTTGTTACGTGAAACGTCTTGTAGCATTGGAGGAATCGCGTTGGCCCTTGGTTTCCAGACACAAGATGCCTTCGGAAAAGCCATAAAGCGTAGGCTTGGTGTTGGGCCATTGAGATTAAGGCGTGAATCCCCAAAAAACTGACTGAGCGTACACTTTTTTCTAAAGAAAAATCTACTCAAATATCCTTTTTTTTGATAAGTTAATAATTTATTTTGCTGTATAATTCGGTACGTACTAAATCATATTAAATTAATTCACTTCAACCTATAAAAAGAATACGCTTATGAAACAGAAAAGTAAATTTTTGTTGTTTCTTACAATGCTTACATTAGGTGGCTTTGCTGGAAACATATTTAACCCCTCTCAAAAGGTTCAAGCAGCGGTATATTGTGAAAAGGATCAATGCGAGAGATATGCTTGTGGGTTTTTATGGTTATCGTCTTGCGGCCGTTGCGTGCCAAATGGCACTCATACTACTAACTGCAATACAACAAGCTCGGAACAGTGTGAGACGCTTGGTTGTGGTAAATAGCAACCTTGGATTTTAACGTCCATAACCCTTTCTCATTTCAATAGTGGCGGAGAGAGGGTTGTGGGCAAATCATATATTAAAAATTTCATTTCAGAAGAATAAAAAATGAGAGCAATCAAAATTAAAACAAAAAGCCTTATGGACTTCCTTTTTATTGCCGTGATTGTTTTCAACCTAACCGGTTGCATCAAAGAAGGTAAAAATGATGTCGTTCATCCAACAGCGCAGAACATCATTGATAAGGGGTCAATCAATACCTTTATAGACAAAACCAATTTAATTCATCATGCGTTTTCAAATTATTTTGACAAAATAAATACAACAGTAATTGGCACTAATGATAAAGATAAAAAAGATTTTTTTGGTGAGATTATTGATTTGGAGATTGATAATAAGCATAATATTTGGATTGTTGATTCTCAAAACTCCCAAATAAAAATTTTCGACATGAATAAGAACTTCATTTCTGCATTTGGAAGTATTGGTGATGGCCCAAATGAATTTCGAAATATTGTGGGTATCGAAATCATCGGAGACTCTTTACTAACTGCGGAAGGACTTGGAAAAATTAAAATTTTTAAATTTAATTTTGAAAACAAACAAGAAACATTTAAACTTATAGACCAATATACAGTACATTCCATAGACGATTTTTGCCATACAAAGAATTATATATTTATATCCGGTGTACACACAAATGGAGCTTCTATCGAAAATGGTAATTATATTCATAGAATTAACAATCAAGGAAAAATAGACCTCTCCTTTGGGGAGTTATATAAATCAAAAAATTGGCTGGTATCATTACAATTAAGTAGAGGCTCTATCGAGTGTAATCCCGACAATAATTTGATATTAAGCAATATAGAACACGCTCCTTATATTCATGCGTTTAATGAATCTGGAAAAAAAACATGGATTGATCAAATAAAGCCATTTCAGCATGTAAGAATTTTGTCAGGCTATAGAGGAACGTTACCATATATTCAATTTCAAAATCAAGAAAATCATGATCGTATAATTAATTTTTCTATACTTGAGAATAAGAATATTGCCATTCAGATATTAGAATCAAATCAAGGGATTATAGAAAAGCTAAAAAGCACCATTAATCCCACACTTCCTCTTTATAATATTGTCCTTAATATAAAAGAAAATAAACCCATTTTAGTTAATAAAGGATTTGATTATAAAATTGAAAGTATGTCAGAAAAACATTTTGTTGGCTATCAAAATCATCCCTACCCACATGTTATCATTATTAAAAAATAATTTGACAGCAATTCTACTGTCACTGTGCCTATTCATAATTTCATTTTCATTTGTTTATTTTGACATAGACTATTTGATAAAAAAAAGAATCTTTAAAGATCTATTTGTAGGTTCTTATGCACCA comes from Rhodothermia bacterium and encodes:
- a CDS encoding AraC family transcriptional regulator encodes the protein MRIKEGLSNSKLSIIEEEEILQTAIEDYLSLLEERLLPIDTPIEVIEFYFLVLKNLFKGQRINQLKDEYGYTGQNFSRLFAKWVGMKPKEFCIEHAITIGVFLLRETSCSIGGIALALGFQTQDAFGKAIKRRLGVGPLRLRRESPKN